From a single Leptospira levettii genomic region:
- a CDS encoding adenylate/guanylate cyclase domain-containing protein produces METKQRLQFLAFLLIYFIVPFSACLFTLLFANYTSNVFLPERFLVLFEATQTTQDFTLLALTWAPFPIITVILFFYSLPVSNYLFKRNKCNYLSEERARHRIVHSPLIISLFGFTGWELSTFLSVYRIDTLFPSSPPQSIITVTILFAFWGLFAFAFSYATTNYLNRKLIIPCVFPEGGLGKYAKGKQFSIVTKQIIFWTASTLFPIILLVFGLLQRTNHNIFQLHELVHTDVLFEVIAIMLFFSFVFSVTFAISLQHPLNQIEEATELIKEQKFDTRVTIFSSDELGLLGDAVNEMAEGLAERERIKDTFGRIVDPRVRDYLLSNEHSLGGKVVDATILFSDLRDFTKLSEKRTPEEVLYILNRYFQEMSNAIEVHGGFINKFIGDAILAVFGTPMPMVDHADRAFQTALEMQRNLDILNQQFLKEGLTELKMGIGIHTGSLLVGNIGSTNRMEFTVIGDTVNTASRVEGLCKGLQKNLLITENTANLISPSIRSQLQLEGEYELKGRESKEKIYSYPIT; encoded by the coding sequence ATGGAAACAAAACAGAGACTTCAATTCCTTGCCTTTCTTTTGATTTATTTTATAGTTCCTTTTTCAGCCTGTTTATTTACATTACTTTTTGCAAATTACACTAGTAATGTTTTTTTACCAGAAAGGTTTTTAGTCTTGTTTGAAGCGACACAAACAACACAAGACTTCACCTTACTTGCGTTAACATGGGCTCCATTTCCTATCATCACTGTCATTTTGTTTTTTTATAGCCTTCCCGTTTCAAACTACCTATTCAAACGAAATAAATGTAATTATTTATCGGAAGAAAGAGCACGCCATCGAATTGTACACTCTCCTCTCATCATCAGTTTGTTTGGATTTACTGGATGGGAATTGTCCACATTTTTATCGGTATATCGAATCGATACTTTGTTTCCATCCTCACCCCCTCAAAGTATCATTACTGTTACTATTTTGTTTGCATTTTGGGGACTCTTTGCATTTGCATTTTCTTATGCAACAACCAACTATTTAAATCGAAAATTAATCATCCCTTGTGTGTTTCCAGAAGGTGGTCTTGGAAAATATGCCAAAGGAAAACAGTTTTCGATTGTCACAAAACAAATTATCTTTTGGACCGCTTCTACTTTATTCCCAATCATTTTGTTGGTCTTTGGATTGTTACAACGAACAAACCATAATATATTCCAATTACATGAGTTAGTTCATACAGATGTTTTGTTTGAAGTGATCGCAATCATGTTATTTTTTTCTTTTGTTTTCTCTGTCACATTTGCCATCAGCCTACAACACCCACTCAACCAAATAGAAGAGGCAACGGAACTCATCAAAGAACAAAAATTTGATACAAGAGTTACGATTTTTAGTTCTGACGAACTTGGACTTTTAGGAGACGCTGTCAATGAAATGGCAGAAGGACTAGCGGAAAGAGAAAGGATCAAAGATACATTTGGTAGAATTGTTGACCCTCGTGTAAGGGATTATCTGCTTTCCAACGAACATAGTCTTGGTGGTAAAGTTGTTGATGCCACAATATTATTTTCCGATTTAAGAGACTTTACAAAACTTTCCGAAAAAAGAACTCCTGAAGAAGTATTATATATCTTAAATCGATATTTCCAAGAAATGAGTAATGCGATCGAAGTCCACGGGGGATTTATCAATAAATTCATAGGAGATGCGATCCTTGCCGTATTTGGAACACCTATGCCCATGGTAGACCACGCGGATCGTGCCTTTCAAACCGCATTGGAGATGCAAAGGAATTTGGATATACTCAACCAACAATTTTTGAAGGAAGGTTTAACAGAACTCAAAATGGGAATCGGTATTCATACTGGAAGTTTGCTTGTGGGAAACATAGGTTCTACCAATCGAATGGAATTTACAGTGATCGGAGATACAGTGAATACCGCATCTCGAGTGGAAGGACTTTGTAAAGGGTTACAAAAAAACCTTCTCATCACAGAGAATACTGCAAACCTCATTTCACCATCCATTCGTTCCCAACTGCAACTTGAGGGGGAATATGAACTCAAAGGAAGAGAATCAAAGGAAAAAATTTATTCTTATCCCATCACATAA
- a CDS encoding DUF4468 domain-containing protein, whose amino-acid sequence MMPKRVLLLFSFFLLFQNSMCLKLWIVSAKLRTTEDARDNKSYQKTRSFLKAKQWLEYKLDPELSKIEFENQDLGELRGIGLIKCYVPYGIGEVDANEHEFEYIVKVKDGHAEMQINKIFSFIRDPNDIILNYGPKNEKVAKVTIRSCFRPLLDDFFEFIK is encoded by the coding sequence ATGATGCCAAAACGAGTCTTGTTATTATTCTCTTTTTTCCTATTGTTCCAAAACTCTATGTGTTTGAAACTTTGGATTGTTTCTGCCAAATTGCGTACAACTGAAGATGCAAGGGACAACAAGTCCTACCAAAAAACGAGAAGTTTTCTGAAAGCAAAACAGTGGTTGGAATACAAATTAGACCCAGAACTTTCCAAAATCGAGTTTGAAAACCAAGACTTGGGGGAACTTCGTGGGATTGGTCTCATCAAGTGTTACGTTCCTTATGGGATCGGGGAAGTAGATGCCAATGAACATGAATTTGAATACATTGTGAAGGTAAAAGACGGTCATGCAGAGATGCAGATCAATAAAATCTTTTCCTTCATCCGCGATCCGAATGATATCATACTCAATTATGGTCCAAAAAATGAGAAGGTGGCGAAGGTAACCATTCGGTCCTGTTTCCGACCACTGCTTGATGACTTCTTTGAGTTTATCAAATAA